The genomic window TCTAATCAGTGATACGGTTGGTAAGGACGGCAATACTGTTGGATGAAGACCATATGAGCATTTCAGAAGATGATTTGAGAAGACAACAATTTTGAGAGGAAATCACAAGAGAAAATAAACACTGAACATGAGCTTCTTCAGCATCagctgtttcctgtttcctgttgttCGCTTGTTCGGTTATGACACAGAATCAATACTTTTGATTGCCCAACACCAGATTCGGTTTGTAAACCGGATATGGATATCAGTATTTAGGCTATAGTTTTTTTCACTCCTATTGGGTGAGATGTGTGCGTCTCCTCTAGAGAAACACCCTTTAAGCGAACATCGACAAAGATGCATCAGCTCCAACGAGGAACCAGTTACTCAGAGATGATAATGGAGCGTCTATCAGTCCTCCACCCATCCTGCTGCCGTGACCGCTCCCTACAGGCTCGCACCTCAAAGTGGgcgcctgtgtgtgtacatgtatgtgtgggCACACTGTTTGTATGTGCGCCTACTGTATGTGTGCGGTGTttttgcgtatgtgtgcgtgcatactgtatgtgtttgggtgcatacctggtatgtgtgtgttggctgtatgtgtgtgtgcatgtggggccCATATCTGgctatgttgtgtgtgtttgtgtgcattgcgTGTGTTGCATACCGTACGTGCGTATGGTGTGCGTAAATGTGTGCATATtctgtacgtgtgcgtgtgtgcgtggatgtgtgtttgtgtgcatacttgtgcgtgtgtgcatgctgcatctgtgtgtgtgtgtgtgtgtgtgtgtgtgtgtgtgtgtgtgtgtgtgtgtgtgtgtgtgtgtgtgctgtgtgcgtgtgtgtgtgtgtgtgtgtgtgtgtgtgtgtgtgtgtgtgtgtgtgtgtgtgtgtgtggatgcatgtttgcacatactgtgtgtgtgtgtgtgtgtgtgtgtgtgtgtgtgtgtgtgtgtgtgtgtgtgtgtgtgtgtgtgtgtgtgtgtgcgtgtgcgtgcccgGGCTCACCGTCTGGTTATCCTCGTAGAGCTTGAGGTCGTAGCCGCCTCAGCTCCACGCAGAAGATGATGGCGGTCACGGCCCTCGAAGCAGTGGATCCACTTCTTGCGCTCGGAGCGCTGGCCGCCCACGTCCACCATCTTGAAGGTGAGCTCCTTGAAGGTGAACTTGTTCTCCACGATGCCCGTGGTCATGTCGCGGGAGCGCAGGATGTCCTCCACCGTGGGGATGAACTCGTTGGCCGAGATGCGCTCCATGTCGTTCAGGTAGTAGGCCGTGTTGTCCTCCAGGTGGTACTCGTTGGAGCGCTGGAAGCACTCCTGGACGCCGGCGTCGGCCCACAGCCGCTTCATCACGCCCTGCAGCTCGCCCGTGATCTCCCCCTTGCTCTCGGCCGGCCCCGTCAGGGCGAAGAGCTGCACGGCGTCGTAGGCGCGGTCGGCGTCCTGGAAGTCAATCTTGAGCGTGGCCAGGGCGCGGATGATGCGCGTCAGCGAGTCGATGGCGTTGTACAGGATGAGCGGCTTGTACTCCTTGCAGGCCTCCAGGTTGAAGCCGCCGCTGTGGATGATCTTCATCTGCTTGACGATGGTGCTCTTGCCCGAGTTGCTGgtgcccagcagcagcagcttgaTCTCCCGCCGCTGCCGCAGGCTCTCGGACGGAGGTGGCGGTCGATGCGCCGCGAGCGCCGcgccgcctccttctcctcggagCTCTGTCGGCATCCCATGGTCCTCCGCCACGTGGTGATCGCCAAGGACAACGTGCTGCCGGGGTGACGAGGGCCCGCTACTATGGAGGACGGGTTCAGGAggatgggtggggggagggagggggcgggagaggggggggagcagagggggaggggggggaggaggtggtggcggcaggtggtggtgttggtgggagtcgggcgggggagggaggccTAGGAGGGGCAGAGTCGAGATCCGGAAGCAGGTTCAGCGAAGACTATGCTGGACTGAGTTTTATTTAGGTTGGAAAGTGTTCCCCCTTCAGGCTCAGCGTTTTGAGTCTGGGGTCTGGGGTGAGAATAAGTGAAGgaaccaaagaagaagaagaagaagacgaagaagaagaagaagaagaagaagaagaagaagaagagggggaaggagaagaggggCTCAGCGGCGTTGGCTCGGCGTCTGGCCCGAGCGGGGAGGCAGGTGTGTGCGTCCCTGGCGGACGGACCAGGGCTGCTGGGACGCTGCCACTCAGTCTGGCGCTGGAGTTGGACCGCCTGCTGGGCCGAGAGAGCTGGGGCTCATAGCAGATGgccgaggaggagggcgggagggaggaggaggcgcaggAGGAGAGGCCGCGGCggttgtgttggtggtggcggaggaggaggaggaggagggagcccGGAAGGGAGGCGGAGCTACAGCGCGTGCGGTGAACACGGTGTTTGGGCCTGAAACGTGCGGATAGCAAAACCCTCTGGCTCCTGTTCCACATGACTCTGGGGCGGCCGCGTCCTGGGTCTGGCCTCCGCTACAACCGGCTGCCCATcagacctcctcttcctcttcctcttcctcttctgctgCTGGTGAGGAGGGCTCTGTGTGAGGGGGGTGACCTgccatgagagagggagagaggggcagggacAGAGAGGGTGGTCAGGATCATTGTAAGCGGTCCTGTCTGCATCCATAGAGGCCTGGGGCATTAGTGGTACTGAGCACACAGCGGTAGCACTGAGGGACTGATTCAGTGTGTTCTGAAAGCAGCCATATCTCGACTTCACGGCTCCAAAGGTCAAGGCTGTTAATGGACAAGGGTAAGGCATACGCCCGTGTATATGCAAGAGGTCCCGCGTACATGCACAATCAgaatcatacacaaacacacacacacagactcaaacacaGACGCTTTTAATCACAAATCACAAACATGCGATTGCAATCTCTCGcacaaatcaaacacacacacgcacacactttcaaTGCGTCTCTTGTACTTTGTAAGTCTGCTATGATCGGCCACCATTTTCAGTCCTGTGTCACCATGGACCATACCAGCCAAAGTAGATTTTAACAACCACATTTGCTCATTtgataaacacacgcacatataaacacacaaaccaacacaacacacacacacacacacacacacacacacacacaccacacacacacacagacacacacacacacaaaaacacactcacacacaaggtCATAACCCATGCATAAACATAGCCCTGGCATCGTGTACCTGTTTCAGAGGTTTAAAAGGACATATGCAGGATAAAGGATTGAATGTATTAGctgaaacctctctctctctctctctctctctcttctctctctctctctctctctctctctctctgtctcatctctctctctctctctctctctctctctctctctctctctctctccctctctatgtttAATGTAATGTTTAACGTGAATGATTGTTAGTAATGTTTCTTGTATTGTTTAACATTATGTTTATTGTAATGTCTACCTTAATGTTTAGACATAATGTTTAGGTGAAATGTGTAACATAATGTTAAACTGAATGTTTAATGTAATGTTTAACGAGATGAATAAGAGATgttaaatgtaatgtttaatttAATGTAATGTTTCTTGTAATGTTTCTTGTAACGATGAATGTAATGTTTAACGTAATGTTTACATAATGTTTAACCTGATGTTCAACCTAATGTTTAACCTAATGTTTAATGCAGTTCAATATTTTTGACTTTTCCAGTAGAAAACAACTGGGCCAGCAGGCCAGCATGTGTCTCTTCATGATCGCTTCTATCGATTTTTAATAtaaaccctccctctctctctttagaagAAATCAGTTTGTGTTTTTCCGACAGGTGCTGTTATTGGATCCTGAAAATGAGGTCAAATTAAATGCCGTAGGTCACTTATTTCTGCTGATTAATTTATGAGCGGTAGTTGAACATGGATGTCTTCGCTTTGGTGAACGCCCTTCAATTCAAGAACACCTTTGTTTTTGTGCTTAAAAGCAGTGTGTTTGATCCCTTCAGAATGAAAAGATTGCCAGTGACACCGTGTGTATGCTATCGGCTGAGCTGAACAAATATGATACCATGCTGTGGCCTAGTTTCTATGGGATGCATGACGCTTCCTAGAGCTGACCGAGAGAtagggagcaggggggagagagagacagaggaagagaaaggggagggaggtagagagtgaGGGTGGCTGGaacgggggagagagtgagggaaatgaaggaaagagagagaacatgtgacatagagagagggagagagagagagagagagagagagagagagagggagagagagagagagagagagagagaagagagagagagagagagagagggagagggagagagagagagagagagagggagagggagagggagagggagagggagagggagagggaaggggagagagagcatagaAGAGGAAGCTAGCTCCACATAGAAATCAGAGGGCAAACAGAGCAGAACAAAGCCATAACAAagcatcacaacacaaacagaGTGGAGAGCAATGTCCTCTGGCCTCAGGCCTTCACGGCCTCAGCCAACCCAACCGGTGTATAGGAGTCCATGAAACGTTCCATAAAACATATAAAATGCTGTGCTAATTCAATGTGCTCGTAGGAAAGATGCAGAGATGGCGCTTTCCTCTTGTCTCTCTGGTCCTTTGAAGTAACGTTTTGGATAAACTGCTGAGAGAGTGAGATTCTGACAACGCCACTGAAAAAATATTGCGTCATAttcagaggttagggttagaggttttGTATGAATATACCAGGAGATTGACTCTCCAGCAGTGGTTTTGTGTAAAGGGCCGTAAGACACGTGGGATAGGGTGGGATATGTATGGATGCAGGCGGGTGACAGAATGTATAGCTTCGCTTGATGGAAACGTTTAcaaacagggagacagacaggactgCATCGCGGGGGGACAACAAGGCCGGTCTTAAGTTGTTAGCGGTAAGTTCAGTTAGTGCTGGTGAGGTTCTGGCCTCCAAAGATACAGAGCAGCACGTCGCGCAATGCTAATAATCACATGACTGTTGCCTGTTGCAGAagtcatttacatatttaacagaGACCCCGATGTTATGCGACGCCATACCGTGTCGTTTCGTGTTATGTgatgaataacacattttaaataaaaaattaaaacacaTAGATCATTTTACAACAGAGCTTTTACCAACTGGTCTCAAATAACACCTAGAAAAAATAATCTATTGGAATCTAAAACAACATCGATGTCCCAGAAGCCTGTTGGATTTACAAATGAATCTGACCAGCGCTATTGGGTAGCGATACTAGTGGGAAGTGTTTCTATTGTACAGTGATACTGTTGGGAAGTGTTGCTATTGGTTAGTACTAAATGTTAGAGGTGTTCATACGACGTGTACGAGTAAAGTGATGTGGTTTATGACGCGTTTCCACCGGCGGGTGCGGGTAGATGTTTGAATCGGTACGGCGCGGTTCGCGTTTCACACTTGCCAAAAGTGGGCGGGGCCCAGACTTGGCACTAAttagctgtaggcctacttatctctcagtactcctccgttggggtacttaGACTTCTGAAAGGGTGCCAACAGgttcgagctacacacaccGTCGTTGATTAGTCGACATAGAATGGTCACTTCTGTGCGACTTGGGGATAACTTTTTCcctggatttattagcaggcttcACTGTGGgggggctgctatgaggtcacgatgcttacgtagctCCCGCGGGCTATCGCCATCCGACTCATACCTCGCCCTANNNNNNNNNNNNNNNNNNNNNNNNNNNNNNNNNNNNNNNNNNNNNNNNNNNNNNNNNNNNNNNNNNNNNNNNNNNNNNNNNNNNNNNNNNNNNNNNNNNNaaaaacaacaaacaacaaacacatgctGGAAACGGCCAGACCCTACCCTGCAGTATGTCGTTAGTACACACCTTGCTGCAGAACTAATTGAAGGAGGCTCTCCTTCTGAACACGAGACCGGGGACCTTAAACCGTGGAACAACCTCCCCACCCTCAGACCTCTCAAGAAGGGAGGGAGATATCTACTGTAGCATGTGACATGTGACCGGAGACATCTTACAAAAGAACTAGAAGAGCAGATATCGTCTTTATTATGCcaagcacacaatcacacacaaacacatacacacaaacacacacacacgcacaggcacgcttttcacacaaaacacacacacacacacacacacacacacacacacacacacacacacacacacacacacaccacacacacacacacacacacacaaagacacacacacgcacacgcaatgggacacagacacacacctacgctcagacagacacacgacacaggcacgcacaaacacacacacacacgcacacatgcacacaggcacgcatacacacaaacacacacatacacttcgtCCATTGAGTCCCTCTGTGGTGGTAGTGGTATGCCCACTtcactcgcccccccccccccccccccccccccagcatcaCCATCTCCTTGTTGTCATATGACTGCTGTTACGTCATCTAGCAGGGAACAGAGCGTCTCTGTTAGTCTATGGGTGCTGcgaccccccccatccccccaccccctccctgtctctctctcttcctctctctgtctccctctctcttcctctcgttttctctctgctttctctctccctctgtgtctcgtgtgtgtgtctctctctctctctctctctctctctctctcctctcctctctctctctctctctctccatctctctctctctctctctctcctctctctctctctctctctctttctcctctctctctctctctctctctctctctctctctctctctctcactctctcctctctcctctctctctctctctctctcccccagggaCCATAGTCAGAACCTGCGTCTGCCTGTGCCTCTCCCAGCatgggtgaggagagagaggatggggccCAGTTCATTCAGATTGAACTGACATCTCAGGTTCAACACCACAATACTTATTCTATACTTGCAGTAAcaatcccctcccctcttccttctcttagCTTTACCCTCTCATGGGTTGAGCCAGTTTCTCTACCATGTTTACCAATCAATGAAAAACTgccattttgtcattattgaatgaTGGAGTGACCCTGACATTACTTACCCCACAACAATGATGACAAACAGAGATGGATTATCTTCCCACTATAGAAGAATGAGCTGTATCTTGTCCTTCTAGAAACTTGGACACTTGAGATTTCATCTTCTGTTTATAcaggattcattcattcaaatatTGAAGCACGTCACATGTGCTTTCTGTGgcatatttattaaataaagtgttaattACATCATTTGAGGCAATGATCCACAACGGGGAACCACATTAATGTAATAATTTAACCTCAAGCTTTCCTTCTTGGAGACGGTTAACTGGTTCAATTTAAAACAGAATGTGATCTTGATAGAAGAGCAGGTTGAACAGGTTTTACACTGAACAGGTTTTACACTGAATATGTTCACCTTCGGGCTCAACCGATTAAACTTAGAAACATGGAAGACATCGGCTGCTAAGGAAGGAACATGGCctgcctttatttatttaatcgtATATATATTTTCCGTAAATGGCAGTTTGCTGCTACAAGCCCCGCCCCACGGTGTGCGTTCTTCTGATGTTCTTCAGTGACATTATTGTTCACAACCGCTTAAATTCACTCTTGTCGTTCTTACAGTGTTATGGTTATAGAACAtgtatattctgtgtgtgtgaagcttttggggggggggaggcacatTAGAATAAGAGCCATGTAATTCCACTGTTTGACAAACCGTTAG from Gadus macrocephalus chromosome 4, ASM3116895v1 includes these protein-coding regions:
- the gnaz gene encoding LOW QUALITY PROTEIN: guanine nucleotide-binding protein G(z) subunit alpha (The sequence of the model RefSeq protein was modified relative to this genomic sequence to represent the inferred CDS: inserted 1 base in 1 codon; deleted 2 bases in 2 codons), with amino-acid sequence MGCRQSSEEKEAARRSRRIDRHLRXESLRQRREIKLLLLGTSNSGKSTIVKQMKIIHSGGFNLEACKEYKPLILYNAIDSLTRIIRALATLKIDFQDADRAYDAVQLFALTGPAESKGEITGELQGVMKRLWADAGVQECFQRSNEYHLEDNTAYYLNDMERISANEFIPTVEDILRSRDMTTGIVENKFTFKELTFKMVDVGGQRSERKKWIHCFEGVTAIIFCVELGGYDLKLYEDNQTSRMAESLRLFDSICNNNWFTNTSLILFLNKKDLLAEKIKRIPLTVCFADYKGQNTYEEAAVYVQRQFEDLNRNKETKEIYSHFTCATDTSNIQFVFDAVTDVIIQNNLKYIGLC